A genomic window from Candidatus Krumholzibacteriia bacterium includes:
- a CDS encoding BatD family protein, protein MTLRKLILFALFSLPALAGVEVSTKLDRENIVRGESFTLTISVVGPLRGIQAPAFPDLESLTLVGTSSSSNFSYINGESRNEKIFHYQLIARDTGPLEIPPIAVKVKKKTHYSKALKLKVHSSGQPSRPIAGEPGRRVSPERGQIFIRSWCDEEEVWVGEQLIHHFALYRDTRLRFRGTPQYEEPETGGFWKEALGDEISGFRKREGRDYAVTELRAALFPQESGTLQIGPATLRASIYDPRRDDFFSFGFGRAGGRDRVLQSEALEIRVLPLPEEGKPAGFLGTVAHNLRFHADIEPGPYEVGQPFTLTLRLSGQGNPRAFAAPKLSPGKSFREYESDLQSVQNVDAEGIYVEKVFTWVLVPQSEGRVEIPGIDYPWFNPESGKYEVARTPPLSLVVAPSSAPEAKPLVFSDLDRNRAEVLGRSIHHIRTVPLLAGDGQRFPRSAAFWTLLALPWPLLASAWIWRKRKDAMEGDLAGYRSRRAGRMARKHLRDAKKALSQGDSGNFTSALSLGLRNYLRDRLASYRNDEDSLNALAESGVSHEDCETFRSLLGDCDFARFAPGDREQLQGELLQRAELLLSRLEKTRKRSSLPLSVLLLLLLAFPVMADTEESMLEAAERYEAGQFSHAAAQWQDLADSGLEDSQLWYNLGNARFQEEKIGEAILSWRRALRLAPRDRMSRENLEIARARVLHELPPAEASISSKLWMGLRSILSPGEMALFALLFLWSLSILVLLLVLRRASWTRLRVPVWLFLLLFLLASLAMGKAEREDWGGRQAILLAPSVTLLSGPGEDFLSIVEIHEGSELEIRETRGEWMRIRMHGDLEGWLLSGTVERL, encoded by the coding sequence ATGACTCTTCGAAAACTCATCCTCTTCGCCCTGTTTTCGCTGCCCGCGCTGGCCGGGGTGGAAGTCAGCACGAAGCTGGACCGGGAGAACATCGTCCGCGGCGAGAGTTTCACCCTGACGATCTCCGTGGTCGGCCCTCTTCGGGGCATTCAGGCTCCGGCTTTTCCGGATCTGGAGTCCCTCACCCTGGTCGGAACCTCCAGTTCCAGTAATTTCAGCTACATCAACGGGGAGAGCCGGAACGAGAAGATCTTTCACTACCAGTTGATTGCACGCGACACCGGGCCTCTGGAGATCCCGCCCATTGCGGTGAAGGTCAAGAAGAAGACCCACTACAGCAAGGCCCTGAAACTGAAGGTCCATTCCTCGGGGCAGCCCTCCCGACCGATTGCAGGAGAACCCGGAAGAAGGGTCTCCCCGGAGCGGGGCCAGATCTTCATCCGCAGCTGGTGTGACGAGGAAGAGGTCTGGGTGGGAGAACAGCTCATCCACCACTTCGCCCTGTATCGGGACACGAGGCTCCGCTTCCGGGGCACGCCCCAGTACGAAGAACCCGAGACCGGAGGCTTCTGGAAGGAAGCTCTCGGGGACGAAATCAGCGGCTTCCGCAAGCGGGAGGGACGCGACTATGCGGTCACTGAACTGCGAGCCGCTCTCTTTCCCCAGGAGTCCGGGACCCTCCAGATCGGTCCTGCGACCCTTCGGGCCAGCATCTATGACCCGCGCCGGGATGATTTCTTTTCCTTCGGTTTCGGAAGAGCCGGGGGAAGGGATCGGGTGCTTCAAAGCGAGGCCCTGGAAATCCGGGTGCTTCCTCTTCCAGAAGAAGGCAAGCCCGCAGGCTTTCTCGGCACGGTGGCCCACAATCTCCGGTTTCATGCGGACATCGAGCCGGGGCCCTATGAAGTAGGCCAACCCTTCACCCTGACGCTGCGCCTCAGCGGACAGGGCAACCCGCGGGCCTTTGCCGCTCCAAAACTCTCCCCGGGCAAGAGTTTTCGGGAGTACGAGTCCGACCTGCAAAGCGTTCAGAATGTCGATGCAGAGGGAATCTATGTGGAAAAGGTCTTTACCTGGGTTCTCGTCCCGCAGTCAGAGGGAAGGGTGGAAATCCCGGGAATCGATTATCCCTGGTTCAATCCGGAGAGTGGGAAATACGAGGTCGCGCGCACTCCTCCCCTGTCACTTGTGGTCGCCCCTTCGAGCGCACCGGAGGCAAAACCCCTGGTCTTCTCGGATCTGGACCGCAATCGCGCGGAAGTCCTGGGGCGCAGTATTCACCACATTCGAACGGTTCCCCTTCTTGCCGGAGACGGTCAGCGCTTCCCCCGCTCTGCTGCGTTCTGGACTCTTCTCGCCCTGCCCTGGCCCCTTCTCGCTTCTGCCTGGATCTGGAGAAAGAGGAAGGATGCGATGGAAGGCGATCTTGCGGGCTACCGCTCCCGCAGGGCCGGGCGCATGGCCCGGAAGCATCTGAGAGATGCGAAAAAGGCTCTCTCGCAAGGCGATTCCGGGAACTTCACCTCCGCCCTGTCCCTCGGGCTTCGGAACTACCTGCGCGATCGCCTGGCTTCCTACAGAAACGACGAAGACTCCCTGAACGCTCTTGCTGAAAGCGGCGTCTCCCACGAAGATTGTGAGACTTTCCGGTCCCTCCTCGGCGACTGTGATTTCGCGCGTTTCGCCCCCGGCGACCGGGAGCAGTTGCAGGGGGAACTTCTGCAACGAGCCGAGCTCCTTCTGTCCCGTCTTGAAAAGACACGGAAGCGATCTTCCCTTCCCCTGAGCGTCCTCCTTCTACTCCTTCTTGCCTTCCCTGTAATGGCCGATACGGAAGAGTCAATGTTGGAGGCCGCCGAACGATACGAGGCCGGGCAGTTTTCTCATGCAGCGGCACAGTGGCAGGACCTGGCGGACTCCGGCCTGGAGGACAGCCAGCTCTGGTACAATCTCGGCAACGCCCGTTTTCAGGAGGAAAAGATCGGCGAAGCTATTCTCTCCTGGCGGCGTGCCCTGAGACTCGCACCCCGGGATCGCATGAGCCGGGAGAATCTGGAAATCGCGCGGGCCCGGGTCCTGCACGAACTTCCCCCGGCGGAAGCCAGCATTTCTTCGAAACTCTGGATGGGCTTGCGCTCGATTCTCAGCCCCGGAGAAATGGCGCTCTTCGCCCTCCTTTTTCTCTGGTCGCTCAGCATTCTCGTCCTGCTCCTCGTCCTTCGCAGGGCCTCCTGGACCAGGCTTCGGGTTCCCGTCTGGCTCTTCCTTTTGCTATTCCTTCTCGCCTCCCTGGCGATGGGAAAGGCCGAGCGCGAAGACTGGGGAGGTCGTCAGGCCATCCTGCTTGCGCCGTCGGTGACGCTGCTTTCGGGGCCGGGCGAGGACTTCCTGTCCATCGTGGAAATCCACGAAGGCAGTGAACTGGAGATTCGGGAAACCCGGGGCGAGTGGATGAGGATCCGCATGCACGGAGATCTGGAAGGCTGGCTTCTCTCCGGCACGGTAGAGCGGCTCTAG
- a CDS encoding VWA domain-containing protein has protein sequence MSFGDPRFLWLLGLWPLAFLLVLWASRRQERLREKFLSTPMFHRLVSGYSVSRRRQKSFLILLGLAALLLALPRPQIGSELAEVKRRGLDVIVALDTSRSMLAEDLRPNRLQAAKREIEELFRMLRGNRIGLLSFAGESFTNMPLTLDTSAASIFLDGIRVGSIPVPGTNLETAIRRAAATFPGDERRYKVLVLLTDGEGHEGDALKAAREAEKEGVVIFTIGVGTKEGHTIPLREEQSGILKENLRDRDGRPVFSRLDSGILQKVAALTGGAYYESGGGRLDLEHLRETVLGMETRELGGRESRKPIERMAWFAGLAFLALGFEALLPGKRKEEEKWSGRY, from the coding sequence ATGAGTTTCGGAGATCCTCGTTTCCTCTGGCTTCTCGGCCTCTGGCCCCTGGCCTTTCTTCTCGTCCTCTGGGCGAGCCGCAGGCAGGAGCGCCTGCGAGAGAAGTTTCTGTCCACGCCCATGTTTCATCGCCTTGTCAGCGGCTACTCTGTTTCCCGAAGGCGGCAAAAGAGCTTTCTGATCCTGCTCGGACTGGCGGCCCTCCTTCTGGCCCTTCCGCGTCCCCAGATCGGAAGTGAACTTGCGGAGGTCAAGCGCCGGGGACTGGATGTCATCGTTGCCCTGGACACCAGTCGTAGCATGCTGGCTGAGGATCTTCGCCCCAATCGCCTGCAGGCGGCAAAACGGGAGATCGAGGAACTCTTCCGCATGCTCCGCGGAAACCGGATCGGGCTCCTGAGCTTTGCCGGAGAGAGTTTCACGAACATGCCCCTGACTCTCGATACCTCTGCGGCCAGCATCTTTCTCGATGGAATCCGGGTGGGCAGCATTCCGGTGCCGGGAACCAATCTCGAAACAGCCATTCGACGAGCAGCCGCCACCTTCCCCGGAGATGAACGCCGTTACAAGGTACTGGTCCTGCTCACCGACGGAGAAGGGCACGAGGGCGATGCCCTGAAAGCCGCGCGCGAGGCTGAAAAAGAGGGCGTGGTCATTTTCACCATCGGTGTCGGCACAAAAGAGGGTCATACCATTCCCCTGCGGGAAGAGCAGAGCGGCATACTGAAGGAAAACCTGCGCGACCGGGACGGGCGTCCTGTCTTCAGCAGGCTGGATTCGGGAATCCTGCAGAAAGTCGCCGCACTCACCGGCGGCGCTTACTACGAGTCCGGGGGAGGAAGACTGGACCTGGAGCATCTTCGCGAGACGGTTCTCGGAATGGAGACCCGGGAACTGGGGGGAAGGGAAAGCCGCAAGCCCATTGAGCGTATGGCCTGGTTTGCGGGACTGGCCTTCCTGGCTCTCGGTTTCGAGGCCCTGCTTCCCGGAAAACGAAAAGAGGAGGAAAAATGGTCCGGTCGCTATTAG
- a CDS encoding tetratricopeptide repeat protein, which translates to MVRSLLVLILLLSTAALAGKLPLKAAGQHEEARGMIEEGQFEQAAGHLSQIALRHPENGVLQRNLAGALARSGKGEEALLAYHQALRYAKDRDEKARIHYDLGNTLAAAGQTEAALQQYAQSLLLRPDDRDAKHNIEFLLKQMQQEEQSEEDSEDQEQEQENEESQEQDSPDNQDPGDSSEDQKEKPEQGEQEDQEQEQQEQAPRSEESGMSEEDAKRLLDAMQEEEKELQEARAKQAIPEQRDVEKDW; encoded by the coding sequence ATGGTCCGGTCGCTATTAGTCCTCATCCTTCTTCTTTCCACAGCGGCGCTTGCCGGAAAGCTGCCCCTGAAGGCAGCGGGGCAGCACGAAGAGGCCCGGGGGATGATCGAGGAGGGACAATTTGAGCAGGCCGCCGGGCACTTGAGCCAGATCGCCCTTCGTCATCCTGAAAACGGGGTTCTCCAGCGGAATCTTGCCGGTGCCCTGGCTCGCTCCGGCAAAGGCGAGGAAGCACTGCTCGCCTATCATCAGGCTCTTCGTTATGCGAAAGACCGGGACGAAAAAGCGCGCATCCACTACGATCTGGGAAACACTCTGGCTGCCGCAGGACAGACCGAGGCGGCTCTTCAGCAATACGCGCAGAGCCTGCTTCTAAGACCCGATGACCGGGACGCCAAGCACAATATCGAGTTCCTTCTGAAGCAGATGCAGCAGGAAGAGCAGAGCGAAGAAGACTCGGAGGATCAGGAGCAGGAACAGGAAAACGAGGAGTCTCAGGAGCAGGACTCTCCCGACAATCAGGATCCCGGGGATTCTTCCGAAGATCAGAAGGAGAAGCCCGAGCAGGGGGAGCAGGAAGATCAGGAGCAGGAGCAACAGGAACAGGCTCCCCGTAGCGAGGAATCCGGGATGAGCGAGGAAGACGCAAAGCGTCTCCTTGATGCCATGCAGGAAGAGGAAAAGGAATTGCAGGAAGCGCGAGCCAAGCAGGCCATCCCCGAGCAAAGGGATGTGGAGAAGGACTGGTAG
- a CDS encoding VWA domain-containing protein: MIERFVHPLFLLLLLLLPLALVWRWRIRPVESLRLRISDTRIHRRIAGQGRARLRRLPRVLRMLVMVLLVFAIARPQSGTHEQEILSEGVDIILALDLSTSMRGEDFRPKNRLEEAREQARAFVRKRPQDRIGLVIFAHDAYTQCPLTLDHDLLDEFLLELEMGLIEDGTAIGSAIATAANRLRESEAESRVLVLLTDGDNNAGKIDPLSASKAAAALGIRIYTIGMGKEGKVPYPVDDPFFGRRYQYMETNLDEETLREVARLGKGQYFRADREGSLAEIYAEIDELEKSEIESIERVDYREAGLLFLLPALLFFLLEILFSRWILRGLP, translated from the coding sequence ATGATTGAACGCTTTGTCCATCCGCTCTTTCTCCTTCTCCTCTTGCTGTTGCCCCTGGCCCTTGTATGGCGCTGGCGGATTCGCCCGGTCGAGAGCCTTCGCCTCCGCATCTCGGACACCCGGATTCACCGGAGGATTGCCGGGCAGGGCCGTGCCCGCTTGCGGCGACTTCCCCGGGTTCTGCGCATGCTGGTGATGGTTCTGCTGGTCTTCGCCATCGCAAGGCCGCAGTCGGGAACCCATGAACAGGAAATCCTCAGCGAGGGCGTGGACATCATTCTGGCTCTTGACCTTTCGACTTCCATGCGGGGAGAGGATTTTCGCCCCAAGAACCGGCTGGAGGAAGCCCGGGAGCAGGCACGGGCCTTTGTTCGCAAGCGTCCCCAGGACCGGATCGGCCTGGTGATCTTCGCGCATGATGCCTATACGCAGTGCCCCCTGACTCTGGACCACGATCTTCTCGATGAGTTTCTGCTGGAACTGGAAATGGGACTGATCGAGGACGGCACTGCCATTGGCAGTGCCATCGCCACCGCTGCAAACCGTCTCCGGGAGAGCGAGGCGGAAAGCCGGGTGCTCGTGCTTCTGACCGATGGCGACAACAATGCCGGCAAGATCGACCCCTTGAGCGCATCGAAGGCGGCGGCCGCTCTCGGGATCAGGATCTACACCATCGGCATGGGCAAGGAGGGCAAGGTTCCCTATCCCGTGGACGATCCTTTCTTCGGACGCCGATACCAGTACATGGAAACCAACCTGGATGAAGAGACTCTTCGCGAGGTCGCCCGACTTGGCAAGGGACAGTACTTCCGGGCCGACCGCGAAGGCTCCCTTGCGGAGATCTACGCAGAAATCGATGAACTGGAGAAAAGCGAGATCGAAAGTATCGAGAGAGTGGACTATCGGGAAGCAGGACTGCTCTTCCTTCTTCCAGCTCTCCTTTTCTTCCTTCTGGAGATTCTGTTCTCCCGCTGGATTCTGAGAGGTCTGCCATGA